A single Polyodon spathula isolate WHYD16114869_AA chromosome 6, ASM1765450v1, whole genome shotgun sequence DNA region contains:
- the LOC121317617 gene encoding sentrin-specific protease 6-like isoform X5, producing the protein MDDSSEIDSPEEKCQQPSLKSFCNSETLKTYERRATKHLRPLKGNALGLNMLGPGKKLGENPQAVTSPAVNSRTKFILVTPPPTGIAGQGRRFQQANAQAVIKTPAQSLDLKERKEYLPHVQKLELDSIILTCPESTENSNQVSEGEIKRRIQQKRRPSSEVMECFSPTSVSKKVEELDPDVYLTLCGNCSKPSEDHVNCENCGQSLLQNATSCIDNTIKVTEMAGHLSRPPIHALSAGPKHLPQGIPSRSFYSANMTLNSPMMDVVMTPPARTIRGNLVHPNGRAELAGGTSTSSKMSRSRKHPISKPLEPNDPIVLSSDEDEETENASTGSVSRMDSESPRPADSAHSSPAPSGGRVEAAVKDNTKRAEQTTSDIFTDIDIRIPRKARMKDQFGNNVPDNIMSKRRKVVQIHPGGLHTKLESIILDCRSIRIGSLRRMVTKPVIFTLEYIKIDTEAPTEDDVQQVMLRTSELIHCEWCSAKKLPVIFFQTTPEACLSLQTHLKMSREDGGVWYDCKGDSPDEQYIVLIFENGLSAQEHVILEEILQTVGTANKISDFLVKLKFEEANRRLVRFNKSYVENSLKDKQTPDSSMQPRTIATRLQTSAHQFFEDDEEMADMHTVFTGPVQKLIVYPPAPAKGGISVTNEDLHCLNEGEFLNDVIIDFYLKYLVLEKLKKEDAQRSHVFSSFFYKRLNQRERRNVQDTANLTIQQRKHKRVKTWTRHVDLFQKDFIFVPINESAHWFLAVICYPGLSSPQHEPNPLYKCPPITMNSSTAEGSSVSSPEEPDNTAGRLHSTQVFDPANTPTKAPALAAIDTSADSGSNRATVKEGNCRGNMSEEDKTVTDKPEMAENSTKGVNGALVEQANTCLHYKDGLQRIRVSYSPAINREDDTFAFSDDQDSSQEEGSDDGTFADDPMNSAESRHWHLRPTICKQPCILIMDSLRGPTRSNVVKTLREYLEVEWEARKGSKRSFPKELMRGSSPRVPQQDNFSDCGVYILQYVESFFENSIPSFDLPMNLTDWFPQHRMKKKREEIKELILKLQEQQQTDRIGQTDPGTEALSELVPENTSASCSD; encoded by the exons ATGGATGACAGCAGTGAGATTGACAGCCCAGAAGAGAAG TGCCAACAGCCTTCCCTGAAATCATTTTGCAACTCTGAGACTCTGAAGACATACGAAAGAAGAGCCACTAAACATTTAAGACCTCTCAAAGGAAATGCCCTTGGTCTAAACATGCTAGGGCCTGGCAAGAAACTTGG tgaAAATCCCCAGGCTGTAACATCGCCAGCAGTCAACAGCAGAACCAAGTTTATCCTTGTAACTCCTCCACCAACTGGCATTGCTGGGCAGGGACGTCGCTTCCAGCAAGCTAATGCACAAGCTGTCATAAAAACCCCAGCGCAAAG TCTTGATCTGAAGGAAAG aaaagaatacCTCCCTCATGTCCAAAAACTGGAATTGGACAGCATAATTCTGACTTGTCCAGAGAGTACAG AAAATAGTAACCAGGTATCGGAAGGGGAAATTAAGAGGCGGATTCAGCAAAAGCGACGACCTTCTTCAGAGGTAATGGAGTGTTTTTCACCAACAAGTGTTTCTAAAAAGGTGGAG GAATTAGACCCTGATGTCTACTTAACACTCTGTGGAAATTGTAGCAAGCCAAGTGAAGATCATGTGAACTGTGAAAACTGCGGGCAGTCTCTCTTGCAGAATGCAACAAGTTGCATAGATAATACTATCAAAGTAACTGAAATGGCAGGACATCTGTCTCGACCACCAATTCATGCACTTTCTGCAGGACCAAAACATTTACCCCAAGGTATTCCTAGCAGGAGTTTTTACAGTGCAAATATGACCCTGAATTCACCGATGATGGATGTAGTAATGActccaccagcacgcactatcaGAGGCAACCTTGTGCATCCCAACGGGAGAGCTGAACTGGCTGGAGGAACAAGCACATCGTCAAAGATGTCAAGAAGCAGAAAGCACCCTATATCCAAACCACTTGAACCAAACGATCCAA ttgtgtTGTCCAGTGATGAGGATGAGGAAACAGAAAATGCCAGCACAGGCAGTGTGAGCAGGATGGATAGTGAGTCTCCTCGCCCCGCAGACTCGGCACACTCCTCTCCAGCACCCTCTGGTGGAAGAGTTGAGGCAGCTGTGAAGGACAACACCAAGCGAGCAGAACAGACAACCAGTGACATCTTTACAGATATTGACATCAGAATACCAAGAAAAGCACGAATGAAAGACCAG TTTGGTAACAATGTCCCTGACAACATCATGAGCAAACGTCGAAAAGTTGTTCAGATACACCCTGGTGGCCTGCATACCAAATTGGAAAGCATCATTTTGGATTGTCGAAGCATACGGATAGGATCACTGCGCAGAATGGTGACTAAACCAGTCATT TTTACCCTAGAGTACATCAAAATTGATACTGAAG CTCCTACAGAGGATGATGTACAGCAGGTTATGCTGAGAACATCAGAACTTATCCACTGTGAATGGTGCTCAGCCAAAAAGTTGCCAGTCATATTTTTTCAAACCACACCAGAAGCCTGTTTGAGTCTACAGACGCATTTGAAAATGTCCAGGGAGGACGGAGGGGTGTGGTATGATTGCAAAGGAGATA GTCCTGATGAACAATACATTGTCTTGATTTTTGAGAATGGGTTATCTGCACAGGAGCACGTTATATTGGAAGAAATACTTCAAACAGTTGGCACAGCtaataaaataagtgactttttgGTGAAATTAAAATTTGAAGAAGCAAACAGAAGGCTAGTGCGATTTAATAAAAGCTATGTGGAAAATTCTCTAAAGGACAAG CAGACTCCTGACTCGAGCATGCAGCCGCGCACCATTGCAACACGGCTTCAAACTTCAGCACACCAATTCTTTGAGGATGATGAAGAAATGGCAGATATGCACACTGTCTTTACAGGCCCAGTTCAAAA attaATAGTGTATCCACCGGCCCCTGCCAAAGGtggtatttctgtcacaaacGAGGATCTCCACTGTTTAAATGAAGGAGAATTTTTAAACGATGTcatcattgatttttatttaaa ATATCTGGTCCTTGAGAAGTTAAAGAAAGAAGATGCCCAGAGGAGTCATGTGTTCAGCTCCTTCTTCTACAAGAGGCTcaatcagagagagagaagaaacgtTCAGGACACGGCTAACCTCAC AatacagcagagaaaacacaagAGAGTGAAAACCTGGACTCGCCATGTGGACCTTTTTCAAAAGGATTTCATTTTCGTCCCTATAAATGAATC agcCCATTGGTTTTTGGCTGTCATTTGTTATCCTGGTTTGAGTAGCCCTCAGCATGAACCAAATCCTTTGTACAAGTGTCCACCGATAACGATGAACAGTTCCACAGCGGAAGGGAGCAGTGTTTCATCTCCAGAGGAACCGGATAATACTGCAGGAAGACTTCATTCCACGCAGGTGTTTGACCCTGCAAACACACCCACTAAAGCACCTGCCCTAGCTGCTATAGACACAAGTGCAGACAGCGGCTCTAATAGAGCTACTGTCAAAGAGGGAAACTGCAGAGGCAATATGTCAGAGGAAGACAAGACTGTGACCGACAAACCAGAAATGGCAGAGAACAGCACTAAAGGAGTAAACGGGGCACTGGTTGAACAAGCAAACACTTGTCTACATTATAAAG atGGCTTGCAAAGGATCAGGGTTAGTTACAGTCCCGCAATAAACAGAGAGGATGACACATTTGCGTTTTCTGATGACCAAGACTCCAGCCAG GAGGAAGGTAGTGACGATGGCACTTTTGCTGATGATCCAATGAATTCTGCAGAAAGTAGACACTGGCATCTGAGACCCACCATTTGTAAGCA ACCATGTATTCTGATTATGGATTCGTTAAGAGGCCCTACCAGATCAAATGTGGTGAAGACTTTACGAGA gtATTTGGAAGTTGAATGGGAAGCGCGAAAGGGAAGTAAAAGAAGTTTCCCTAAAGAGTTAATGAGGGGTTCCAGTCCTCGAGTCCCACAGCAAGACAACTTCAGTGACTGTGGTGTTTATATCCTGCAGTATGTGGAAAGTTTCTTTGAG
- the LOC121317617 gene encoding sentrin-specific protease 6-like isoform X4 gives MAHEQSLFFQALDRSQAKKDGGYKQNWSFANPSESEGETENDEANLLSMDDSSEIDSPEEKCQQPSLKSFCNSETLKTYERRATKHLRPLKGNALGLNMLGPGKKLGENPQAVTSPAVNSRTKFILVTPPPTGIAGQGRRFQQANAQAVIKTPAQSLDLKERKEYLPHVQKLELDSIILTCPESTENSNQVSEGEIKRRIQQKRRPSSEVMECFSPTSVSKKVEELDPDVYLTLCGNCSKPSEDHVNCENCGQSLLQNATSCIDNTIKVTEMAGHLSRPPIHALSAGPKHLPQGIPSRSFYSANMTLNSPMMDVVMTPPARTIRGNLVHPNGRAELAGGTSTSSKMSRSRKHPISKPLEPNDPIVLSSDEDEETENASTGSVSRMDSESPRPADSAHSSPAPSGGRVEAAVKDNTKRAEQTTSDIFTDIDIRIPRKARMKDQFGNNVPDNIMSKRRKVVQIHPGGLHTKLESIILDCRSIRIGSLRRMVTKPVIFTLEYIKIDTEAPTEDDVQQVMLRTSELIHCEWCSAKKLPVIFFQTTPEACLSLQTHLKMSREDGGVWYDCKGDSPDEQYIVLIFENGLSAQEHVILEEILQTVGTANKISDFLVKLKFEEANRRLVRFNKSYVENSLKDKQTPDSSMQPRTIATRLQTSAHQFFEDDEEMADMHTVFTGPVQKLIVYPPAPAKGGISVTNEDLHCLNEGEFLNDVIIDFYLKYLVLEKLKKEDAQRSHVFSSFFYKRLNQRERRNVQDTANLTIQQRKHKRVKTWTRHVDLFQKDFIFVPINESAHWFLAVICYPGLSSPQHEPNPLYKCPPITMNSSTAEGSSVSSPEEPDNTAGRLHSTQVFDPANTPTKAPALAAIDTSADSGSNRATVKEGNCRGNMSEEDKTVTDKPEMAENSTKGVNGALVEQANTCLHYKDGLQRIRVSYSPAINREDDTFAFSDDQDSSQEEGSDDGTFADDPMNSAESRHWHLRPTICKQPCILIMDSLRGPTRSNVVKTLREYLEVEWEARKGSKRSFPKELMRGSSPRVPQQDNFSDCGVYILQYVESFFENSIPSFDLPMNLTDWFPQHRMKKKREEIKELILKLQEQQQTDRIGQTDPGTEALSELVPENTSASCSD, from the exons ATGGCCCACGAACAAAGCCTCTTTTTTCAAG ctCTGGATAGATCGCAAGCCAAGAAAGATGGAGGTTATAAGCAAAACTGGAGTTTTGCCAATCCAAGTGAGAGTGAAGGAGAAACAGAAAATGA TGAAGCAAACTTGTTGAGTATGGATGACAGCAGTGAGATTGACAGCCCAGAAGAGAAG TGCCAACAGCCTTCCCTGAAATCATTTTGCAACTCTGAGACTCTGAAGACATACGAAAGAAGAGCCACTAAACATTTAAGACCTCTCAAAGGAAATGCCCTTGGTCTAAACATGCTAGGGCCTGGCAAGAAACTTGG tgaAAATCCCCAGGCTGTAACATCGCCAGCAGTCAACAGCAGAACCAAGTTTATCCTTGTAACTCCTCCACCAACTGGCATTGCTGGGCAGGGACGTCGCTTCCAGCAAGCTAATGCACAAGCTGTCATAAAAACCCCAGCGCAAAG TCTTGATCTGAAGGAAAG aaaagaatacCTCCCTCATGTCCAAAAACTGGAATTGGACAGCATAATTCTGACTTGTCCAGAGAGTACAG AAAATAGTAACCAGGTATCGGAAGGGGAAATTAAGAGGCGGATTCAGCAAAAGCGACGACCTTCTTCAGAGGTAATGGAGTGTTTTTCACCAACAAGTGTTTCTAAAAAGGTGGAG GAATTAGACCCTGATGTCTACTTAACACTCTGTGGAAATTGTAGCAAGCCAAGTGAAGATCATGTGAACTGTGAAAACTGCGGGCAGTCTCTCTTGCAGAATGCAACAAGTTGCATAGATAATACTATCAAAGTAACTGAAATGGCAGGACATCTGTCTCGACCACCAATTCATGCACTTTCTGCAGGACCAAAACATTTACCCCAAGGTATTCCTAGCAGGAGTTTTTACAGTGCAAATATGACCCTGAATTCACCGATGATGGATGTAGTAATGActccaccagcacgcactatcaGAGGCAACCTTGTGCATCCCAACGGGAGAGCTGAACTGGCTGGAGGAACAAGCACATCGTCAAAGATGTCAAGAAGCAGAAAGCACCCTATATCCAAACCACTTGAACCAAACGATCCAA ttgtgtTGTCCAGTGATGAGGATGAGGAAACAGAAAATGCCAGCACAGGCAGTGTGAGCAGGATGGATAGTGAGTCTCCTCGCCCCGCAGACTCGGCACACTCCTCTCCAGCACCCTCTGGTGGAAGAGTTGAGGCAGCTGTGAAGGACAACACCAAGCGAGCAGAACAGACAACCAGTGACATCTTTACAGATATTGACATCAGAATACCAAGAAAAGCACGAATGAAAGACCAG TTTGGTAACAATGTCCCTGACAACATCATGAGCAAACGTCGAAAAGTTGTTCAGATACACCCTGGTGGCCTGCATACCAAATTGGAAAGCATCATTTTGGATTGTCGAAGCATACGGATAGGATCACTGCGCAGAATGGTGACTAAACCAGTCATT TTTACCCTAGAGTACATCAAAATTGATACTGAAG CTCCTACAGAGGATGATGTACAGCAGGTTATGCTGAGAACATCAGAACTTATCCACTGTGAATGGTGCTCAGCCAAAAAGTTGCCAGTCATATTTTTTCAAACCACACCAGAAGCCTGTTTGAGTCTACAGACGCATTTGAAAATGTCCAGGGAGGACGGAGGGGTGTGGTATGATTGCAAAGGAGATA GTCCTGATGAACAATACATTGTCTTGATTTTTGAGAATGGGTTATCTGCACAGGAGCACGTTATATTGGAAGAAATACTTCAAACAGTTGGCACAGCtaataaaataagtgactttttgGTGAAATTAAAATTTGAAGAAGCAAACAGAAGGCTAGTGCGATTTAATAAAAGCTATGTGGAAAATTCTCTAAAGGACAAG CAGACTCCTGACTCGAGCATGCAGCCGCGCACCATTGCAACACGGCTTCAAACTTCAGCACACCAATTCTTTGAGGATGATGAAGAAATGGCAGATATGCACACTGTCTTTACAGGCCCAGTTCAAAA attaATAGTGTATCCACCGGCCCCTGCCAAAGGtggtatttctgtcacaaacGAGGATCTCCACTGTTTAAATGAAGGAGAATTTTTAAACGATGTcatcattgatttttatttaaa ATATCTGGTCCTTGAGAAGTTAAAGAAAGAAGATGCCCAGAGGAGTCATGTGTTCAGCTCCTTCTTCTACAAGAGGCTcaatcagagagagagaagaaacgtTCAGGACACGGCTAACCTCAC AatacagcagagaaaacacaagAGAGTGAAAACCTGGACTCGCCATGTGGACCTTTTTCAAAAGGATTTCATTTTCGTCCCTATAAATGAATC agcCCATTGGTTTTTGGCTGTCATTTGTTATCCTGGTTTGAGTAGCCCTCAGCATGAACCAAATCCTTTGTACAAGTGTCCACCGATAACGATGAACAGTTCCACAGCGGAAGGGAGCAGTGTTTCATCTCCAGAGGAACCGGATAATACTGCAGGAAGACTTCATTCCACGCAGGTGTTTGACCCTGCAAACACACCCACTAAAGCACCTGCCCTAGCTGCTATAGACACAAGTGCAGACAGCGGCTCTAATAGAGCTACTGTCAAAGAGGGAAACTGCAGAGGCAATATGTCAGAGGAAGACAAGACTGTGACCGACAAACCAGAAATGGCAGAGAACAGCACTAAAGGAGTAAACGGGGCACTGGTTGAACAAGCAAACACTTGTCTACATTATAAAG atGGCTTGCAAAGGATCAGGGTTAGTTACAGTCCCGCAATAAACAGAGAGGATGACACATTTGCGTTTTCTGATGACCAAGACTCCAGCCAG GAGGAAGGTAGTGACGATGGCACTTTTGCTGATGATCCAATGAATTCTGCAGAAAGTAGACACTGGCATCTGAGACCCACCATTTGTAAGCA ACCATGTATTCTGATTATGGATTCGTTAAGAGGCCCTACCAGATCAAATGTGGTGAAGACTTTACGAGA gtATTTGGAAGTTGAATGGGAAGCGCGAAAGGGAAGTAAAAGAAGTTTCCCTAAAGAGTTAATGAGGGGTTCCAGTCCTCGAGTCCCACAGCAAGACAACTTCAGTGACTGTGGTGTTTATATCCTGCAGTATGTGGAAAGTTTCTTTGAG
- the LOC121317617 gene encoding sentrin-specific protease 6-like isoform X3 — MKTRRPRSPGGLEFDTPAPALDRSQAKKDGGYKQNWSFANPSESEGETENDEANLLSMDDSSEIDSPEEKCQQPSLKSFCNSETLKTYERRATKHLRPLKGNALGLNMLGPGKKLGENPQAVTSPAVNSRTKFILVTPPPTGIAGQGRRFQQANAQAVIKTPAQRKEYLPHVQKLELDSIILTCPESTENSNQVSEGEIKRRIQQKRRPSSEVMECFSPTSVSKKVEELDPDVYLTLCGNCSKPSEDHVNCENCGQSLLQNATSCIDNTIKVTEMAGHLSRPPIHALSAGPKHLPQGIPSRSFYSANMTLNSPMMDVVMTPPARTIRGNLVHPNGRAELAGGTSTSSKMSRSRKHPISKPLEPNDPIVLSSDEDEETENASTGSVSRMDSESPRPADSAHSSPAPSGGRVEAAVKDNTKRAEQTTSDIFTDIDIRIPRKARMKDQFGNNVPDNIMSKRRKVVQIHPGGLHTKLESIILDCRSIRIGSLRRMVTKPVIFTLEYIKIDTEAPTEDDVQQVMLRTSELIHCEWCSAKKLPVIFFQTTPEACLSLQTHLKMSREDGGVWYDCKGDSPDEQYIVLIFENGLSAQEHVILEEILQTVGTANKISDFLVKLKFEEANRRLVRFNKSYVENSLKDKQTPDSSMQPRTIATRLQTSAHQFFEDDEEMADMHTVFTGPVQKLIVYPPAPAKGGISVTNEDLHCLNEGEFLNDVIIDFYLKYLVLEKLKKEDAQRSHVFSSFFYKRLNQRERRNVQDTANLTIQQRKHKRVKTWTRHVDLFQKDFIFVPINESAHWFLAVICYPGLSSPQHEPNPLYKCPPITMNSSTAEGSSVSSPEEPDNTAGRLHSTQVFDPANTPTKAPALAAIDTSADSGSNRATVKEGNCRGNMSEEDKTVTDKPEMAENSTKGVNGALVEQANTCLHYKDGLQRIRVSYSPAINREDDTFAFSDDQDSSQEEGSDDGTFADDPMNSAESRHWHLRPTICKQPCILIMDSLRGPTRSNVVKTLREYLEVEWEARKGSKRSFPKELMRGSSPRVPQQDNFSDCGVYILQYVESFFENSIPSFDLPMNLTDWFPQHRMKKKREEIKELILKLQEQQQTDRIGQTDPGTEALSELVPENTSASCSD, encoded by the exons ATGAAAACCAGAAGGCCCCGTAGCCCtggaggactggagtttgacacccctgctccaG ctCTGGATAGATCGCAAGCCAAGAAAGATGGAGGTTATAAGCAAAACTGGAGTTTTGCCAATCCAAGTGAGAGTGAAGGAGAAACAGAAAATGA TGAAGCAAACTTGTTGAGTATGGATGACAGCAGTGAGATTGACAGCCCAGAAGAGAAG TGCCAACAGCCTTCCCTGAAATCATTTTGCAACTCTGAGACTCTGAAGACATACGAAAGAAGAGCCACTAAACATTTAAGACCTCTCAAAGGAAATGCCCTTGGTCTAAACATGCTAGGGCCTGGCAAGAAACTTGG tgaAAATCCCCAGGCTGTAACATCGCCAGCAGTCAACAGCAGAACCAAGTTTATCCTTGTAACTCCTCCACCAACTGGCATTGCTGGGCAGGGACGTCGCTTCCAGCAAGCTAATGCACAAGCTGTCATAAAAACCCCAGCGCAAAG aaaagaatacCTCCCTCATGTCCAAAAACTGGAATTGGACAGCATAATTCTGACTTGTCCAGAGAGTACAG AAAATAGTAACCAGGTATCGGAAGGGGAAATTAAGAGGCGGATTCAGCAAAAGCGACGACCTTCTTCAGAGGTAATGGAGTGTTTTTCACCAACAAGTGTTTCTAAAAAGGTGGAG GAATTAGACCCTGATGTCTACTTAACACTCTGTGGAAATTGTAGCAAGCCAAGTGAAGATCATGTGAACTGTGAAAACTGCGGGCAGTCTCTCTTGCAGAATGCAACAAGTTGCATAGATAATACTATCAAAGTAACTGAAATGGCAGGACATCTGTCTCGACCACCAATTCATGCACTTTCTGCAGGACCAAAACATTTACCCCAAGGTATTCCTAGCAGGAGTTTTTACAGTGCAAATATGACCCTGAATTCACCGATGATGGATGTAGTAATGActccaccagcacgcactatcaGAGGCAACCTTGTGCATCCCAACGGGAGAGCTGAACTGGCTGGAGGAACAAGCACATCGTCAAAGATGTCAAGAAGCAGAAAGCACCCTATATCCAAACCACTTGAACCAAACGATCCAA ttgtgtTGTCCAGTGATGAGGATGAGGAAACAGAAAATGCCAGCACAGGCAGTGTGAGCAGGATGGATAGTGAGTCTCCTCGCCCCGCAGACTCGGCACACTCCTCTCCAGCACCCTCTGGTGGAAGAGTTGAGGCAGCTGTGAAGGACAACACCAAGCGAGCAGAACAGACAACCAGTGACATCTTTACAGATATTGACATCAGAATACCAAGAAAAGCACGAATGAAAGACCAG TTTGGTAACAATGTCCCTGACAACATCATGAGCAAACGTCGAAAAGTTGTTCAGATACACCCTGGTGGCCTGCATACCAAATTGGAAAGCATCATTTTGGATTGTCGAAGCATACGGATAGGATCACTGCGCAGAATGGTGACTAAACCAGTCATT TTTACCCTAGAGTACATCAAAATTGATACTGAAG CTCCTACAGAGGATGATGTACAGCAGGTTATGCTGAGAACATCAGAACTTATCCACTGTGAATGGTGCTCAGCCAAAAAGTTGCCAGTCATATTTTTTCAAACCACACCAGAAGCCTGTTTGAGTCTACAGACGCATTTGAAAATGTCCAGGGAGGACGGAGGGGTGTGGTATGATTGCAAAGGAGATA GTCCTGATGAACAATACATTGTCTTGATTTTTGAGAATGGGTTATCTGCACAGGAGCACGTTATATTGGAAGAAATACTTCAAACAGTTGGCACAGCtaataaaataagtgactttttgGTGAAATTAAAATTTGAAGAAGCAAACAGAAGGCTAGTGCGATTTAATAAAAGCTATGTGGAAAATTCTCTAAAGGACAAG CAGACTCCTGACTCGAGCATGCAGCCGCGCACCATTGCAACACGGCTTCAAACTTCAGCACACCAATTCTTTGAGGATGATGAAGAAATGGCAGATATGCACACTGTCTTTACAGGCCCAGTTCAAAA attaATAGTGTATCCACCGGCCCCTGCCAAAGGtggtatttctgtcacaaacGAGGATCTCCACTGTTTAAATGAAGGAGAATTTTTAAACGATGTcatcattgatttttatttaaa ATATCTGGTCCTTGAGAAGTTAAAGAAAGAAGATGCCCAGAGGAGTCATGTGTTCAGCTCCTTCTTCTACAAGAGGCTcaatcagagagagagaagaaacgtTCAGGACACGGCTAACCTCAC AatacagcagagaaaacacaagAGAGTGAAAACCTGGACTCGCCATGTGGACCTTTTTCAAAAGGATTTCATTTTCGTCCCTATAAATGAATC agcCCATTGGTTTTTGGCTGTCATTTGTTATCCTGGTTTGAGTAGCCCTCAGCATGAACCAAATCCTTTGTACAAGTGTCCACCGATAACGATGAACAGTTCCACAGCGGAAGGGAGCAGTGTTTCATCTCCAGAGGAACCGGATAATACTGCAGGAAGACTTCATTCCACGCAGGTGTTTGACCCTGCAAACACACCCACTAAAGCACCTGCCCTAGCTGCTATAGACACAAGTGCAGACAGCGGCTCTAATAGAGCTACTGTCAAAGAGGGAAACTGCAGAGGCAATATGTCAGAGGAAGACAAGACTGTGACCGACAAACCAGAAATGGCAGAGAACAGCACTAAAGGAGTAAACGGGGCACTGGTTGAACAAGCAAACACTTGTCTACATTATAAAG atGGCTTGCAAAGGATCAGGGTTAGTTACAGTCCCGCAATAAACAGAGAGGATGACACATTTGCGTTTTCTGATGACCAAGACTCCAGCCAG GAGGAAGGTAGTGACGATGGCACTTTTGCTGATGATCCAATGAATTCTGCAGAAAGTAGACACTGGCATCTGAGACCCACCATTTGTAAGCA ACCATGTATTCTGATTATGGATTCGTTAAGAGGCCCTACCAGATCAAATGTGGTGAAGACTTTACGAGA gtATTTGGAAGTTGAATGGGAAGCGCGAAAGGGAAGTAAAAGAAGTTTCCCTAAAGAGTTAATGAGGGGTTCCAGTCCTCGAGTCCCACAGCAAGACAACTTCAGTGACTGTGGTGTTTATATCCTGCAGTATGTGGAAAGTTTCTTTGAG